Proteins from a single region of Leptospira brenneri:
- a CDS encoding imelysin family protein — translation MKPMKNTFKILTFGFYILLYSCGVNSDKASEKAEILGLVDTYLKTYTTSSLLADISNNLIIPKYTTLDTKVSALQTAVTNYTATPDATNLNLVRTAWTETDLAYRQIEWAYFGPAYIPYNVYLYLDSFSRAFPIDPTSIESRITSNLAPNGLRVDGLDAVEYLLFKDNITTTNTAFSDNNRKTYLTKLVQDIKTQTGLLLFHWDKSRTSSFYYSFTNAGKGSRDYPNTKDGLTELTNQMVFFCNTIVDIKIAEPSGLRATNLGVKDITKVETPYANLAFDSLLQNLQGFSDLGNAGLYKFLSLRSETVVPRLKEQIKITTASVNSLKTKYGTFPNAITTGGSDVELMLNEFKKLRIIISTEVISALGGTIGVSSNDGD, via the coding sequence ATGAAACCAATGAAAAATACTTTTAAAATTCTAACATTTGGATTCTACATTTTGTTATATAGCTGTGGAGTGAATTCAGATAAAGCTTCGGAAAAAGCAGAAATTCTTGGTTTGGTAGATACATATTTAAAAACCTATACTACCTCAAGTTTGCTTGCAGATATATCAAACAATCTAATCATTCCGAAATACACAACACTGGATACCAAAGTTTCTGCCTTACAAACAGCAGTCACAAACTATACAGCAACACCCGACGCAACCAACTTAAACCTTGTTCGCACTGCATGGACAGAAACTGATTTAGCGTACAGGCAAATTGAATGGGCTTATTTTGGACCGGCCTATATTCCTTACAATGTTTACCTTTATTTGGATAGTTTCTCAAGAGCTTTTCCTATTGATCCTACTTCCATCGAATCTAGAATCACTTCTAATTTAGCACCGAACGGATTAAGAGTGGATGGACTTGATGCAGTTGAGTATTTACTCTTTAAAGACAATATAACAACCACGAATACTGCTTTCTCTGATAACAACAGAAAAACATATTTAACTAAACTTGTCCAAGATATCAAAACACAAACAGGTTTACTTCTTTTCCATTGGGATAAGTCGAGAACTTCTTCCTTCTATTACTCCTTCACCAATGCAGGCAAAGGAAGTAGAGATTATCCCAATACCAAAGACGGACTCACAGAACTCACGAATCAAATGGTATTTTTTTGTAACACAATCGTAGATATCAAGATTGCGGAACCATCGGGATTACGAGCCACCAACTTAGGTGTCAAAGATATCACGAAAGTAGAAACTCCCTATGCAAACTTAGCTTTTGATTCTTTATTACAAAATCTCCAAGGATTTTCTGATCTTGGGAACGCAGGATTATATAAATTTCTGAGTTTAAGGAGCGAAACCGTTGTCCCACGATTAAAAGAACAAATCAAAATTACAACGGCATCTGTTAACTCTTTGAAAACAAAATACGGAACCTTTCCCAATGCCATCACAACTGGTGGTAGTGATGTGGAACTCATGTTAAATGAATTTAAGAAGTTAAGAATCATTATCTCAACAGAAGTCATTAGCGCTCTTGGTGGGACCATTGGAGTCAGCTCAAATGATGGCGATTAA
- a CDS encoding HEAT repeat domain-containing protein, with amino-acid sequence MQMKGSFLFYFFTFILILNCDPGPVKEDTSSFEEIVSDEPSTKELLDKLDSSDSFTRSQAAIQLGSRDEKSAVPKLKKLLSDKEPGVRAGAAIALGDLKDKSSSSAIVNLMWSDLENPKDVYLDALTRMKDPSVGKRIFPLLDDDNSTLRLQVVDALVQIGANFIGPEILSLALKNKDREKDKTYAMALGKLKVSSAESYLLGLTKIQDESPSLAAAYLALGRIKAKKANEVLVNALNLPYSKGKENASMALIEIGNPVVIPKVFESLRSKDSETRLYATDVLCSIPSKEAAKLAFSLLNGKDTTNFGSAAKIVGRQRYKEGRLRIEELLEKSSTPERDSFAEALGWIGDKASIPILRKILLSGEPEGPYGSAWSLGILGAKEAVPDLIKALDKGDAKLMVYALEALGSIADPSSLPKLKELLSDRPKMAPQILSTIALIPTEEARLVIEEATKSNDAEVYRPAMEEIAKRKDKKSIPLLLTFANGKDAEKRKLSYYALTAVTGQKFRTAREWNDWAKGSL; translated from the coding sequence ATGCAAATGAAAGGCAGTTTCCTTTTTTATTTTTTTACTTTTATCCTTATTTTGAATTGTGATCCGGGTCCGGTGAAGGAAGATACAAGCTCTTTCGAGGAAATTGTGTCCGACGAACCTTCTACAAAAGAACTACTAGATAAACTAGATTCTTCGGACTCTTTCACACGTTCCCAAGCGGCAATCCAACTCGGAAGTCGTGATGAAAAATCGGCCGTTCCCAAACTAAAAAAACTTTTATCTGACAAGGAACCGGGAGTCCGGGCAGGTGCCGCCATTGCTCTTGGAGATTTAAAAGATAAATCATCTTCTAGTGCTATTGTGAATCTGATGTGGTCGGACTTAGAAAATCCTAAGGATGTTTATCTGGATGCCCTGACTCGGATGAAAGATCCTTCTGTCGGAAAAAGAATTTTTCCCTTGTTAGATGATGATAATTCCACACTTCGATTACAAGTTGTGGATGCTTTGGTTCAAATTGGGGCAAACTTTATTGGTCCAGAGATTTTAAGTTTGGCGTTAAAAAACAAAGATCGTGAAAAAGACAAAACCTATGCCATGGCACTCGGAAAATTAAAGGTTTCATCTGCGGAATCTTATTTGCTTGGACTTACAAAAATACAAGATGAATCTCCCAGCCTTGCAGCGGCTTATCTTGCTCTTGGAAGAATCAAGGCTAAAAAAGCAAATGAAGTGCTTGTTAATGCTTTGAACCTACCGTATAGCAAAGGAAAAGAAAATGCATCGATGGCTCTCATCGAAATTGGAAATCCAGTTGTGATTCCTAAAGTCTTCGAGTCTTTGCGTTCCAAAGATTCGGAAACCAGACTTTATGCCACGGATGTGCTTTGTTCCATTCCTTCCAAAGAAGCAGCAAAGTTAGCCTTTAGTTTGTTAAATGGAAAAGATACAACAAACTTCGGAAGTGCTGCAAAGATTGTTGGTCGGCAAAGGTATAAAGAGGGAAGACTTCGGATTGAAGAGTTATTAGAAAAATCATCCACTCCCGAACGAGATAGTTTTGCGGAAGCACTTGGTTGGATTGGTGATAAAGCCTCTATACCCATACTTAGAAAAATTTTATTATCGGGAGAACCAGAGGGTCCGTATGGTTCTGCTTGGTCACTTGGAATTCTTGGTGCCAAAGAAGCCGTTCCTGATCTGATCAAAGCTCTCGATAAAGGAGATGCCAAGTTGATGGTTTATGCTTTAGAAGCACTTGGTTCGATTGCAGATCCCAGTAGTTTGCCAAAGTTAAAAGAACTACTTTCGGATAGGCCAAAAATGGCTCCGCAAATCCTTTCCACTATCGCACTCATTCCTACCGAAGAAGCTCGCCTTGTCATCGAAGAAGCAACCAAATCCAATGACGCTGAAGTGTACAGGCCCGCTATGGAAGAGATTGCCAAACGGAAAGATAAAAAATCCATTCCTCTTCTTTTGACTTTTGCAAATGGAAAGGATGCAGAAAAACGAAAACTGAGTTACTATGCGCTTACGGCTGTTACTGGGCAAAAGTTTCGTACAGCTAGGGAATGGAACGATTGGGCCAAAGGAAGTTTGTAA
- a CDS encoding imelysin family protein — protein MNRKQTLIFVLFLGFTLQYCSILMPEKEDNNNNMLAVLALAANAPSQTAFLETYSQIAFQNYSDSYTDVVALRQKVATFTGKASPTLAELNEVKTYWRKARRSYLQTEIFRFSQGPIDNPALTGGVELEPLVNAWPLDEGYIDTVVLTGAITKQGLIDANEGDCATGTCPDGDPAKNISVGWHAIEYLLWGADAANNFTPGTTVTQSNFTTANGSGSAAAKRSAYLLYATEILESHLLQLKNAWDPSVSGSYVSKFKSSSTSFENVLRGIARFSGGEWGGERMTGVFGGEQEEEHSCFSDNTKADFYYDAQGLNNLYNGTYSGSQTINGYGLKNLLGGESNYIKERIDTAQLFCLNEFTEDVSLNQACNSSIISSRFDRMIATVNISGSDTENADYNIFRYQIQPAVQEIAKALQRSAASFGVSIGDDGLVLE, from the coding sequence ATGAACAGGAAACAAACTCTTATATTCGTACTTTTCCTTGGCTTCACACTGCAGTACTGCAGCATTCTGATGCCAGAAAAAGAAGATAACAATAACAATATGCTGGCGGTCTTAGCTCTAGCAGCCAATGCCCCAAGCCAAACCGCCTTTCTGGAAACCTATTCCCAAATTGCTTTCCAGAATTATAGTGATTCGTATACGGATGTGGTCGCTCTCCGCCAAAAGGTAGCAACATTCACAGGAAAAGCATCCCCTACCCTTGCGGAACTGAATGAAGTCAAAACCTATTGGAGAAAGGCGAGAAGAAGTTACTTACAAACAGAAATCTTCCGTTTTAGCCAAGGCCCCATTGATAATCCGGCGCTCACTGGCGGTGTGGAACTCGAACCACTTGTGAATGCTTGGCCTCTTGATGAAGGTTATATTGATACAGTCGTTCTCACGGGAGCAATCACCAAACAAGGACTGATTGATGCAAACGAAGGAGACTGCGCGACTGGAACTTGTCCCGATGGAGACCCAGCCAAAAATATTTCTGTAGGTTGGCATGCGATTGAATACCTTCTTTGGGGAGCAGATGCAGCAAATAACTTCACGCCAGGAACTACTGTTACACAATCAAACTTCACAACAGCAAATGGGTCAGGAAGTGCAGCAGCAAAAAGATCGGCTTACCTACTTTATGCAACAGAAATTCTAGAATCACATCTTTTACAACTAAAGAATGCTTGGGATCCTTCTGTTTCTGGATCTTATGTTTCTAAATTCAAATCTAGTTCCACTTCCTTTGAAAATGTTTTACGAGGGATTGCACGTTTCTCCGGTGGAGAATGGGGTGGAGAAAGGATGACTGGTGTATTCGGTGGGGAACAAGAAGAAGAACATTCTTGTTTTTCAGACAATACAAAAGCAGATTTTTATTACGATGCTCAAGGATTAAATAATCTTTACAATGGAACTTATTCAGGATCACAAACCATCAACGGTTATGGATTAAAAAATCTTTTAGGTGGTGAATCAAATTACATTAAAGAACGAATTGATACTGCTCAATTATTCTGCCTAAATGAATTTACAGAAGATGTTTCCTTAAATCAGGCATGTAACAGTTCCATTATTTCTAGTAGATTTGATCGAATGATTGCGACTGTAAACATATCTGGATCTGACACAGAAAATGCTGATTACAATATCTTCCGATACCAAATCCAACCAGCAGTTCAAGAAATAGCAAAAGCACTCCAAAGATCTGCCGCAAGTTTCGGTGTCTCTATCGGAGATGATGGCTTAGTTCTAGAATAA
- a CDS encoding di-heme oxidoredictase family protein → MKLKHLILITIVLSFSSCKETDNDKTTTALILASLLSSPQCSTGDFLNDPCEQYSGGDTTTFDSTESAFDLEAANVVDPRRSIDFQDGNANFNRTWLPTGNSAVAGLGPVFNNRSCQGCHVKDGRGRPPADGTSLTSMLIRLSVSGSHPTTGGPLPMTNFGNQLNTEGILEYGTGIQIPKEGTVTITYTEEAGNFPDGETYSLRRPSYAITWNVGGGATQINVASPGQPYHPTNNPSGTYLISPRTAPILPGLGLLEAIPEATIYSFADANDSNGDGISGRANLAWDTTQAKAFLGRFGWKANQPNLTHQNASAFLGDIGLTTPVFPSENCATGQTVCAASPAGNGVNPEISSERLSRVTFYTSLVSVPGRRGWRSEDVKKGKELFIQIGCSSCHIPRIKTGDHSIPEIANQEIRPYTDLLLHDMGAGLSDSRSDFLATGNEWRTTPLWGLGLIERVNGHELLLHDGRARGIQEAILWHGGEGEQSKNNYKLLPKESRTKVLSFLKSL, encoded by the coding sequence ATGAAATTAAAACACCTTATCCTAATCACAATTGTTTTATCTTTTTCTTCATGTAAAGAAACAGATAATGATAAAACCACAACTGCACTTATCCTTGCTTCTCTATTATCATCTCCTCAGTGTTCTACGGGAGATTTTTTAAATGATCCATGCGAACAATATAGCGGTGGTGACACTACCACTTTTGATTCTACAGAATCTGCTTTTGATTTAGAGGCTGCCAACGTAGTCGATCCCAGACGTTCCATCGATTTCCAAGATGGAAATGCAAATTTCAATCGAACCTGGCTTCCCACTGGTAATTCCGCAGTCGCAGGACTTGGGCCAGTCTTTAATAACCGTTCCTGCCAAGGTTGTCATGTCAAAGATGGACGAGGACGACCTCCTGCTGACGGAACTAGTTTAACATCTATGCTCATTCGACTCAGTGTTTCCGGATCCCATCCAACCACTGGTGGTCCCCTTCCCATGACAAACTTTGGAAACCAATTGAATACAGAAGGGATTTTAGAATATGGAACGGGAATTCAAATTCCAAAAGAAGGTACTGTTACCATTACCTATACAGAAGAGGCAGGAAATTTCCCAGATGGTGAGACCTATTCTTTACGAAGACCAAGTTATGCGATCACTTGGAATGTGGGTGGTGGAGCGACTCAAATCAATGTTGCGAGTCCAGGACAACCCTATCATCCCACAAACAATCCTTCTGGAACTTATTTGATTTCTCCAAGAACCGCTCCCATCCTTCCTGGACTTGGACTTCTAGAAGCCATTCCGGAAGCTACCATCTATTCCTTTGCCGATGCAAACGATTCCAATGGAGATGGAATTTCAGGAAGAGCAAACCTTGCTTGGGATACAACACAAGCAAAAGCATTTCTCGGTCGCTTTGGTTGGAAAGCAAACCAACCTAACCTAACACACCAAAATGCTAGTGCCTTTCTTGGTGATATTGGACTCACAACTCCCGTTTTCCCCAGTGAAAACTGTGCAACCGGACAAACTGTATGTGCCGCAAGTCCTGCAGGGAATGGGGTGAATCCAGAGATTTCTAGTGAACGTTTATCGCGTGTTACCTTTTACACAAGTTTAGTGAGTGTTCCCGGTAGACGTGGTTGGAGGTCGGAAGATGTGAAAAAAGGAAAAGAACTATTCATTCAAATCGGATGTTCCTCTTGTCATATTCCCAGAATCAAAACAGGGGATCACTCCATTCCAGAAATTGCGAATCAAGAAATAAGACCTTATACAGATTTGTTATTACATGACATGGGAGCTGGACTCAGTGACAGCCGTTCGGACTTTTTGGCAACAGGAAATGAATGGAGAACCACTCCACTTTGGGGACTCGGTCTCATTGAACGAGTGAATGGACATGAACTTTTACTCCATGACGGAAGAGCGAGAGGGATTCAAGAAGCAATCCTTTGGCATGGTGGCGAAGGCGAACAAAGTAAAAACAATTACAAACTTTTACCAAAAGAATCTAGAACCAAAGTCCTTAGTTTTTTAAAGTCTTTATGA
- a CDS encoding di-heme oxidoredictase family protein, translating into MCSANLGLSDVINSTQVLECPNEKKLCEDASCLVLLGLNQSGKLPWEFEEGEELSGGKAMTSFVTDARAFLQFGKNSPLSVVSDFTVGQAVFEVPWTAGFSASLPDRDGLGPFFHTNSCLGCHAGNGRAVEDDGDPLNFTLVRLGVGTKGNDPEPVYGTQFQPNAVAGVTPEGEVHFEYDTITGTYQDGSSYILRRPNLVFSGLGYGPFDSNHKTSVRLTQQVIGLGLLEAVSEATILSYADPMDLDGDGISGRPNYIWDLVGSGRSLGRFGWKANAPSLKRQNSAAFSGDIGITSPMFSGENCSSSQTTCASATNGGSPEVTEEKIVAITKYMQLVAVPTRRNANSQVILTGKKHFFLAGCNKCHVEKMVTSSNAAYPQLAGQTIRPYTDLLLHDMGEDLSDGKADGEANEREWRTAPLWGIGLFGAVNGRARYLHDGRAKTLDEAILWHGGEAEKSKQYFLALNVSDRASMIRFLLSL; encoded by the coding sequence GTGTGTTCTGCGAATCTCGGTTTATCGGACGTGATCAATTCTACCCAGGTGTTGGAATGTCCGAATGAAAAAAAACTTTGTGAGGATGCTTCTTGTTTGGTCTTACTCGGTTTAAACCAATCGGGAAAGTTACCATGGGAATTTGAAGAAGGGGAAGAGTTATCAGGAGGAAAGGCGATGACAAGTTTTGTCACCGATGCTCGTGCCTTCCTCCAATTTGGAAAAAATTCACCACTATCTGTTGTATCTGATTTTACAGTAGGACAAGCTGTCTTTGAAGTTCCTTGGACAGCAGGTTTTTCTGCTTCTTTGCCTGACCGTGATGGTCTTGGTCCATTCTTTCACACGAATTCTTGTTTGGGATGTCACGCGGGTAACGGAAGAGCAGTGGAAGATGATGGAGATCCTTTGAATTTCACCTTGGTAAGGTTAGGTGTTGGCACTAAGGGGAATGATCCAGAACCAGTTTATGGGACACAGTTCCAACCTAATGCGGTGGCTGGTGTAACTCCAGAAGGGGAAGTTCATTTTGAGTATGATACCATCACTGGAACGTATCAGGATGGAAGTTCTTATATTTTGCGAAGGCCTAATTTAGTATTCAGTGGGCTCGGATATGGCCCTTTTGATTCAAACCATAAAACATCAGTTCGGTTGACACAACAAGTAATAGGACTTGGACTTTTGGAAGCTGTTTCAGAAGCAACTATCCTTTCTTATGCAGACCCTATGGATCTAGATGGTGATGGAATTTCCGGAAGGCCTAATTATATTTGGGATCTTGTGGGAAGTGGGAGGTCTCTTGGAAGGTTCGGATGGAAGGCAAATGCACCCAGTCTCAAACGCCAAAACTCCGCTGCTTTTTCTGGTGATATTGGGATTACGAGCCCCATGTTTTCGGGGGAAAATTGTAGTTCTTCACAAACTACCTGTGCCAGTGCGACTAATGGTGGTAGTCCAGAAGTGACCGAAGAGAAAATTGTAGCCATTACCAAGTATATGCAACTAGTTGCAGTGCCTACTCGTCGTAATGCAAATTCACAGGTAATTCTTACGGGTAAAAAACATTTTTTTTTAGCAGGGTGTAACAAATGTCATGTGGAAAAAATGGTAACCTCTTCTAACGCAGCTTATCCACAACTCGCAGGCCAAACCATTCGACCCTATACTGATTTACTTTTACATGATATGGGAGAGGATTTGAGTGATGGGAAAGCAGATGGAGAGGCTAATGAAAGAGAATGGAGGACGGCTCCACTTTGGGGGATCGGGTTATTTGGCGCTGTTAATGGAAGGGCAAGATACTTACATGATGGTCGTGCAAAAACGCTAGATGAAGCCATCCTTTGGCATGGAGGAGAAGCAGAAAAAAGTAAACAGTACTTTTTAGCACTGAATGTTTCGGATCGTGCCAGTATGATTCGATTTTTATTATCATTATAA
- a CDS encoding chromosome condensation regulator: MNTKRNILGKSLIFVLFFGFASFCKAKEADSSALALLGLGLNQATISGTLTDGAGNPIPNASLEIATSASVRNTGSRALSTTSDAGSWQLALGAGSYEIQVKDANGKLLGTFKLSSAENLEPSIEDISHLTDTIFLVSLANQREVGSKFEILSPKDGSIVKTYDLPLNIKTSDSLTCHVLQNKTDKGNFSAGKGELTSSVSIKPLLGANKIQVHCTNEAGVSAKKTILTYFGNRISAGGSHSGYVVGGNLYTWGRNNFGQLGTGTSTGDLTNPNITKLSTISNVVSIGFNQNSSIAITDDGSVWTWGANAVGQLGMGNIGDLQAAATDAGPRNPPRKVPGITNAVMAVYGFDHALVLKSDGTVVAFGSNSVGQLGNGTGGAGTYSSSPVNVIGLPSDVIQVIGGSEHSAALTKSGDVYVWGRDQYGNLGDGTVGTATEVTSTPKKVSSLSGITHIANGRDHLLALKNDGTVYAWGLAASGQLGIGGSGSPAPVPTPTVVTGLYNVVSVWANGTQSFAILNDGTVKGWGANSSGNLGTGLTTPAKIYTPGDIVVGVKDIQYFGCGALHNFAILKSGSLYGWGWNFKGSIGRSDLQETWAATTPIFLTIPQ, encoded by the coding sequence ATGAACACAAAAAGAAATATCCTCGGAAAATCGCTGATTTTTGTCCTCTTCTTTGGCTTTGCCAGTTTTTGCAAGGCCAAAGAAGCTGATTCCTCAGCTCTGGCACTACTCGGTTTAGGTCTGAACCAGGCGACCATTTCCGGAACACTCACGGATGGAGCCGGAAATCCGATTCCCAATGCTAGTTTAGAAATCGCTACTTCTGCGAGCGTAAGAAATACAGGGTCGAGAGCCTTGTCTACAACATCGGATGCCGGATCTTGGCAACTTGCTCTTGGAGCGGGTAGTTATGAAATCCAAGTAAAGGATGCGAATGGAAAACTTCTGGGTACTTTTAAACTTTCTTCCGCTGAAAACTTGGAACCTTCCATCGAAGATATCTCGCATCTAACGGATACGATTTTTTTAGTTTCTTTGGCTAACCAAAGAGAGGTCGGATCTAAATTTGAAATCCTTTCTCCCAAAGATGGAAGTATCGTCAAAACTTATGATTTACCATTAAATATAAAAACTTCAGATTCCTTAACTTGTCATGTTTTACAAAATAAAACAGACAAAGGAAACTTTTCAGCAGGAAAAGGAGAACTTACTTCTTCTGTATCCATAAAACCTTTGCTTGGTGCCAATAAAATCCAAGTTCATTGTACAAATGAAGCTGGGGTTTCTGCAAAAAAAACAATTCTTACTTATTTTGGAAATCGAATCTCGGCTGGTGGATCTCACTCTGGTTATGTGGTTGGTGGAAACCTTTACACCTGGGGACGAAATAATTTTGGTCAGTTAGGTACGGGAACTTCTACTGGTGACCTTACCAATCCTAACATTACCAAACTATCCACAATCTCTAATGTAGTTTCGATTGGCTTCAACCAAAACAGTTCCATTGCCATCACTGATGATGGATCTGTTTGGACTTGGGGAGCCAATGCTGTGGGCCAACTTGGTATGGGAAATATTGGGGACTTACAAGCTGCCGCAACTGATGCAGGACCTAGAAATCCTCCCAGAAAAGTTCCGGGAATTACCAATGCTGTGATGGCAGTTTATGGTTTTGATCATGCTCTTGTTTTAAAATCGGATGGAACTGTTGTTGCTTTTGGTTCGAATTCGGTAGGCCAACTCGGTAACGGAACCGGAGGTGCGGGAACTTATTCTTCAAGTCCAGTGAACGTGATTGGCCTACCTTCAGATGTCATCCAAGTGATTGGAGGTTCTGAACACTCAGCCGCCTTGACAAAGTCAGGTGATGTTTATGTTTGGGGACGCGACCAATATGGAAATTTAGGAGATGGAACAGTTGGAACTGCAACGGAAGTAACTTCTACTCCTAAAAAAGTGAGTTCTTTATCTGGGATCACTCATATTGCTAATGGTAGAGATCATCTCCTGGCTTTAAAAAATGATGGAACGGTTTATGCTTGGGGCCTTGCTGCCAGTGGTCAGTTAGGAATTGGAGGAAGTGGATCACCGGCTCCTGTTCCCACTCCCACTGTAGTGACTGGACTCTATAATGTTGTTTCTGTTTGGGCCAATGGAACACAAAGTTTCGCCATTTTAAATGATGGTACAGTGAAAGGTTGGGGGGCAAACTCCAGCGGAAATTTAGGAACAGGCCTTACCACTCCCGCAAAAATTTATACACCAGGTGATATTGTTGTTGGTGTGAAAGACATCCAATACTTTGGGTGTGGAGCTTTGCACAACTTTGCCATCCTTAAATCGGGCAGTTTGTACGGTTGGGGTTGGAATTTTAAAGGTTCGATTGGCAGATCCGATTTGCAGGAAACTTGGGCAGCAACAACTCCTATTTTTCTTACGATTCCACAATAA